From the Phyllostomus discolor isolate MPI-MPIP mPhyDis1 chromosome 7, mPhyDis1.pri.v3, whole genome shotgun sequence genome, one window contains:
- the RRM2B gene encoding ribonucleoside-diphosphate reductase subunit M2 B, which translates to MGDPERPEEAGPELQERLSSDPGENAAESSEEPLLRKSSRRFVIFPIQYPDIWKMYKQAQASFWTAEEVDLSKDLPHWNKLKPDEKYFISHILAFFAASDGIVNENLVERFSQEVQVPEARCFYGFQILIENVHSEMYSLLIDTYIRDPKKREFLFNAIETMPYVKKKADWALRWIADRKSTFGERVVAFAAVEGIFFSGSFAAIFWLKKRGLMPGLTFSNELISRDEGLHCDFACLMFQYLVNKPSEKRVRDIIVDAVKIEQEFLTEALPVGLIGMNCVLMKQYIEFVADRLFVELGFSKVFHAENPFDFMENISLEGKTNFFEKRVSEYQRFAVMTETTDNVFTLDADF; encoded by the exons AGGTTGTCTTCAGATCCCGGTGAAAATGCAGCGGAGTCCAGTGAAGAACCACTCCTGAGGAAGAGTTCTCGCCGGTTCGTCATCTTCCCGATCCAGTACCCTGACATCTGGAAGATGTACAAACAGGCCCAGGCGTCCTTCTGGACGGCAGAAGAG gttgACTTATCAAAGGATCTCCCTCACTGGAACAAGCTTAAACCAGATgagaagtattttatttctcacatcTTAGCCTTTTTCGCAGCCAGTGATGGAATTGTAAATGAAAatttg GTGGAGCGATTCAGTCAGGAGGTGCAGGTTCCGGAAGCTCGCTGTTTTTATGGCTTTCAGATCCTCATCGAGAATGTTCACTCGGAGATGTATAGTCTGCTCATAGACACCTACATCAGAGATCCCAAGAAAAG ggaatttttatttaatgcaattGAAACAATGCCATATGTTAAGAAAAAAGCAGATTGGGCCTTGCGGTGGATAGCAGATAGAAAATCTACTTTTG gGGAAAGGGTGGTGGCCTTTGCTGCTGTAGAAGGAATTTTCTTCTCGGGATCTTTTGCTGCTATATTCTGGTTAAAGAAAAGAGGTCTCATGCCTGGACTCACCTTTTCCAATGAACTCATCAGCAGAGATGAA GGGCTTCACTGTGACTTTGCTTGCCTCATGTTTCAATACTTAGTAAATAAGCCTTCAGAAAAAAGGGTCAGGGACATCATTGTTGATGCTGTTAAAATCGAGCAG GAATTTTTAACAGAAGCCTTGCCTGTTGGCCTCATTGGAATGAATTGTGTTTTGATGAAACAGTATATTGAGTTTGTAGCTGACAGATTATTTGTGGAACTTGGATTCTCAAAA gttTTTCATGCAGAAAATCCCTTTGACTTTATGGAAAACATTTCTTTGGAAGGGAAAACAAATTTCTTTGAGAAACGAGTTTCAGAGTATCAGCGTTTTGCAGTGATGACAGAAACCACGGACAATGTCTTCACCTTGGATGCGGATTTTTGA